The Streptomyces sp. NBC_01775 genome includes a region encoding these proteins:
- a CDS encoding glycoside hydrolase family 15 protein has protein sequence MGQSPPDGHGGKEAAGPSTARASEPVCSADDPDPGYLPIAEHGLIGDLRTAALVGSDGRIDWFCAPRFDSPSVFGGLLDAKKGGCWRVGPLCEVTSVQQFYFPDTNILITRMLTVEGMVEVQDFMPVLTERDPDHRQRLVRRVVSVRGRMRMRTRVAPRMNYGRDTHRVERMPDGVCFTGETLALHLHAGPELRPDGQDAVGEFDLAEGEVALFVLEVAHRSADAPAVQPVGPEDAEDLFRATVRFWRKWLSGSKYKGRWRETVQRSALTLKLLTHEPSGAIIAAPTLGLPERIGGARNWDYRYVWIRDAAFSLYALLSLGFTQEAEAFVEWLTRCLRDASCEEGGPLRVMYSIDGHDADLTEHVLDHLEGYRGSHPVRAGNAAAGQLQLDIYGELIDSIYLFNKYGAGISHQAWTDLCEILDWLLEHWDSPDTSIWETRAGPQHHTYSRLMCWVAVERMIRMAHQRGLPSDLARWTQVRDRIYHQIMDRGWDAEARTFVQRLSEEEGKPSARVVDAALLLMPMVKFVSPADPRFHSTLEAIQRSLVADTLVFRYDPELAPDGLTGAEGTFSICSFWWVEALTRTGQVEQARLALEKMFTYANHVGQYAEQIALTGEHLGNFPQAFTHLALISAAINLDRALGS, from the coding sequence ATGGGCCAATCTCCTCCAGACGGGCACGGCGGCAAGGAAGCGGCTGGGCCGTCGACGGCACGGGCGAGCGAGCCCGTCTGCTCCGCCGACGACCCGGATCCCGGCTACCTGCCCATCGCCGAGCACGGCCTCATCGGCGACCTGCGGACCGCGGCCCTGGTGGGCAGCGACGGTCGCATCGACTGGTTCTGCGCCCCGCGCTTCGACTCCCCCAGTGTTTTCGGCGGGCTGCTCGACGCGAAGAAGGGCGGCTGCTGGCGGGTCGGGCCGCTGTGCGAGGTCACCTCGGTGCAGCAGTTCTACTTCCCCGACACCAACATCCTCATCACCCGCATGCTGACCGTGGAAGGCATGGTCGAGGTCCAGGACTTCATGCCCGTCCTCACCGAGCGGGACCCGGACCACCGGCAGCGCCTGGTGCGCCGGGTGGTCAGCGTGCGGGGCCGGATGCGGATGCGCACCCGCGTCGCGCCCCGTATGAACTACGGGCGCGACACCCACCGCGTGGAGCGGATGCCGGACGGGGTGTGTTTCACCGGTGAGACTCTCGCCCTCCACCTGCACGCCGGACCCGAGCTGCGCCCGGACGGGCAGGACGCGGTGGGCGAGTTCGACCTGGCCGAGGGCGAGGTCGCGCTGTTCGTGCTGGAGGTCGCCCACCGCTCGGCCGACGCCCCGGCCGTGCAGCCGGTCGGGCCCGAGGACGCGGAGGACCTCTTCCGGGCGACGGTGCGCTTCTGGCGGAAGTGGCTCAGCGGCTCGAAGTACAAGGGCCGGTGGCGCGAGACGGTGCAGCGCTCCGCGCTCACCCTCAAGCTCCTCACCCACGAGCCGTCCGGCGCCATCATCGCGGCCCCCACCCTGGGACTGCCCGAGCGGATCGGCGGCGCGCGCAACTGGGACTACCGCTACGTCTGGATCCGGGACGCGGCCTTCTCCCTCTACGCCCTGCTCAGCCTGGGCTTCACCCAGGAGGCCGAGGCGTTCGTCGAGTGGCTCACCCGGTGTCTGCGGGACGCCTCGTGCGAAGAGGGCGGGCCGCTGCGGGTGATGTACTCCATCGACGGGCACGACGCCGATCTGACCGAGCACGTCCTCGACCACCTGGAGGGCTACCGGGGCTCCCACCCGGTGCGCGCGGGCAACGCGGCGGCCGGCCAGCTCCAGCTCGACATCTACGGCGAACTCATCGACTCCATCTACCTGTTCAACAAGTACGGCGCGGGCATCTCGCACCAGGCGTGGACCGACCTGTGCGAGATCCTGGACTGGCTCCTCGAACACTGGGACAGCCCGGACACCAGCATCTGGGAGACCCGCGCGGGGCCGCAGCACCACACGTACTCCCGCCTGATGTGCTGGGTCGCCGTCGAGCGCATGATCCGCATGGCCCACCAGCGGGGACTGCCCAGCGATCTCGCGCGCTGGACACAGGTGCGCGACCGGATCTACCACCAGATCATGGACCGCGGCTGGGACGCCGAGGCCCGCACCTTCGTACAGCGCCTCAGCGAGGAGGAGGGGAAGCCCTCGGCCAGGGTCGTGGACGCGGCCCTCCTGCTGATGCCGATGGTCAAGTTCGTCTCGCCGGCCGACCCCCGGTTCCACTCGACGCTGGAGGCCATCCAGCGCAGCCTGGTCGCCGACACCCTCGTGTTCCGCTACGACCCCGAACTGGCCCCGGACGGCCTGACCGGCGCCGAGGGCACCTTCTCCATCTGCTCCTTCTGGTGGGTCGAGGCGCTCACCCGCACCGGGCAGGTCGAACAGGCGCGGCTGGCGCTGGAGAAGATGTTCACCTACGCCAACCACGTGGGCCAGTACGCGGAACAGATCGCCCTCACCGGCGAGCACCTGGGCAACTTCCCCCAGGCGTTCACCCACCTGGCGCTGATCAGCGCGGCCATCAACCTCGACCGCGCGCTGGGCAGTTGA
- a CDS encoding response regulator transcription factor, translating into MTTIRVLIADDQKMVRQGFTVLLNAEPGIEVVGEAVDGLDAVDKAAELAPDVVLVDIRMPRPGGIDATRRLTERDDAALKVLVLTTFDLDEYGETEVLSLIAQGLSNQEIAEQLVVAEQTVKTHVSRILVKLGLRDRTQAAVFAYETGLVRPAGC; encoded by the coding sequence ATGACGACCATCCGTGTGCTGATCGCCGACGACCAGAAGATGGTCCGCCAGGGCTTCACGGTGCTGCTCAACGCCGAACCGGGCATCGAAGTGGTGGGGGAGGCGGTGGACGGACTGGACGCCGTCGACAAGGCCGCCGAACTCGCCCCCGACGTGGTCCTGGTGGACATACGGATGCCACGGCCGGGCGGCATCGACGCGACCCGGCGCCTCACCGAGCGGGACGACGCCGCCTTGAAGGTCCTCGTCCTGACGACCTTCGACCTCGACGAATACGGCGAGACCGAGGTCCTCTCGCTCATCGCGCAGGGCCTGTCGAACCAGGAGATCGCCGAGCAGCTCGTGGTCGCCGAGCAGACGGTGAAGACCCATGTGAGCAGGATCCTGGTGAAACTCGGCCTGCGCGACCGCACCCAGGCCGCCGTCTTCGCCTACGAGACGGGCCTCGTCCGCCCGGCGGGCTGCTGA
- a CDS encoding cold-shock protein, with product MVAGRVVRFDGARGYGFIAPDHGGEDVFLHANDLLIPESFVHTGVAVEFEIEDGDRGLKASSVRLPHGAEVPATDSPFHASAVPSSGPRSEDGEDPMCDVLSVAEYTRSVTELLLAAAPALTGEQILEIRRHLVQFGKNHGWAED from the coding sequence ATGGTCGCTGGTCGGGTTGTCCGGTTCGACGGGGCGCGGGGTTATGGGTTCATCGCGCCGGACCACGGCGGTGAGGACGTCTTCCTCCACGCCAACGATCTGCTGATCCCGGAGTCGTTCGTGCACACGGGCGTGGCGGTCGAGTTCGAGATCGAGGACGGTGACCGCGGGCTGAAGGCGTCATCCGTCCGCCTGCCGCACGGCGCCGAGGTGCCGGCGACGGACTCGCCCTTCCACGCCTCCGCGGTGCCCTCCTCGGGCCCGAGGTCCGAGGACGGCGAGGACCCGATGTGCGACGTGCTCAGCGTCGCCGAGTACACGAGGTCGGTCACCGAGCTGCTGCTCGCCGCCGCCCCCGCGCTGACAGGCGAGCAGATCCTGGAGATCCGCCGCCACCTGGTGCAGTTCGGCAAGAACCACGGCTGGGCCGAGGACTGA
- a CDS encoding LysM peptidoglycan-binding domain-containing protein, protein MRKTKIATFGVLAAAMIVVPATPAFAYDVQSGDTLSEVAERHGTTWQELAAANGLRDPDRIFPGQHLEIGEGGAPQPGPKATAPPPQQQAPQSSQPESQSEAQSSPQTSQAQAPRQSSQVPQQSSHAPQARPKRQSSAAVPSAGGAKAEIIRRESSGNPRAQNGKYHGLFQTDQSWGRGTVAEQHAGAERYVRERYGSWEAALRFHNRHGWY, encoded by the coding sequence ATGCGTAAGACCAAGATCGCCACCTTCGGCGTCCTCGCCGCGGCCATGATCGTGGTTCCGGCCACGCCTGCGTTCGCGTACGACGTCCAGTCTGGCGACACACTCTCGGAAGTCGCCGAGCGGCACGGGACGACGTGGCAGGAACTTGCCGCGGCCAACGGCCTGCGCGACCCCGACCGGATCTTCCCTGGCCAGCACCTTGAGATCGGTGAAGGAGGTGCACCCCAGCCGGGCCCGAAGGCCACCGCGCCGCCCCCGCAGCAGCAGGCGCCGCAGTCGTCGCAGCCGGAGTCGCAGTCGGAGGCGCAGTCGTCTCCGCAGACGTCACAGGCACAGGCCCCGCGGCAGTCGTCACAGGTGCCGCAGCAGTCCTCACATGCGCCGCAGGCCCGCCCCAAGAGGCAGTCTTCGGCGGCGGTGCCCAGTGCGGGCGGCGCCAAGGCGGAGATCATCCGCCGCGAGTCCAGCGGCAACCCGCGCGCCCAGAACGGCAAGTACCACGGCCTGTTCCAGACGGACCAGTCCTGGGGCCGTGGCACGGTCGCCGAACAGCACGCGGGTGCCGAGCGCTACGTTCGCGAGCGCTACGGCTCCTGGGAAGCGGCCCTCCGCTTCCACAACCGCCACGGCTGGTACTGA
- a CDS encoding DeoR/GlpR family DNA-binding transcription regulator, producing the protein MSAVERQRKIVGTARRMGSVDVAALADDLGVAKETVRRDLRVLESHGLLRRTHGGAYPVESAGFETTLAFRTTMHVPEKRRIAAASVELLGDAETVFVDEGFTPQLIAEALPTDRPLTVVTASLPVASALATAGDFTVLLLGGRVRGGTLATVEHWTTKMLAGFVIDLAFIGANGISRDHGLTTPDPAVSEVKAQAIRASRRRVFAGLHTKFGAVSFCRFAEVGDFEAIVTSTALPGTEAHRYALQGPQVIRV; encoded by the coding sequence ATGAGTGCGGTGGAGCGGCAGCGGAAGATCGTGGGCACGGCCCGGCGGATGGGTTCCGTCGATGTGGCCGCACTCGCCGATGACCTCGGCGTGGCCAAGGAGACCGTTCGCCGCGATCTGCGTGTGCTGGAGTCGCACGGTCTGCTGCGCCGCACCCACGGCGGTGCCTATCCCGTGGAGAGCGCCGGCTTCGAGACGACGCTCGCCTTCCGCACCACGATGCACGTGCCGGAGAAACGGCGGATCGCCGCGGCCTCCGTCGAGTTGCTCGGGGACGCGGAGACCGTCTTCGTCGACGAGGGCTTCACCCCTCAGCTGATCGCTGAGGCCCTGCCGACGGACCGTCCGCTCACCGTTGTGACGGCGTCACTGCCGGTGGCCAGCGCGCTGGCGACCGCGGGCGACTTCACCGTTTTGCTGCTCGGCGGACGGGTGCGGGGCGGGACGCTCGCGACCGTCGAGCACTGGACGACGAAGATGCTCGCCGGATTCGTCATCGACCTGGCGTTCATCGGCGCCAACGGCATCTCACGCGACCACGGGCTGACCACCCCCGACCCCGCCGTGAGCGAGGTCAAGGCGCAGGCGATCCGGGCATCGAGGCGGAGGGTCTTCGCGGGCCTGCACACCAAGTTCGGCGCTGTGAGCTTCTGCCGCTTCGCGGAGGTGGGGGACTTCGAGGCCATCGTCACCTCCACCGCGCTGCCCGGCACCGAGGCCCACCGCTACGCGCTCCAGGGACCGCAGGTCATCCGGGTCTGA
- a CDS encoding ABC transporter substrate-binding protein, whose amino-acid sequence MRSKSRKRTRRTRAAAAAVTAGALLTLPACAGAGALGSGGDTINILMVNNPQMTELQKLTAKHFTKKTGIKVKFTVLPENDVRDKMSQDFANQAGQYDAATISNYETPIYAKNDWLRPMDAYTRKDKKFDQKDILPSVRESLTGEDGKIYAQPFYGESSFLMYRKDVFKKEGLSMPKKPTWQQVAKLAAKADGSQHGMKGICLRGLPGWGELIAPLTTVVNTFGGTWFDKDWKARLDDPAFKKATKFYVDLVRKHGESGAAQAGYAECLNNMTQGKTAMWYDATAGAGSLEGAKSPVRGKIGYVPAPVEKTKSSGWLYSWSWGIQKASRNPDKAWKFISWASSKEYERLAGKEFGWPNVPAGKRASTYELPEYKKAAGAFHEVTRKAITEAKPRDPGVQKRPTIGIQFVDIPEFSDLGTKVSQEISAAIAGRQSVDSALRKSQELAQEVSDDYKGRGQ is encoded by the coding sequence ATGCGAAGTAAGAGCCGCAAGAGGACACGCAGGACCCGAGCCGCCGCAGCCGCTGTCACAGCGGGCGCGCTGCTCACGCTCCCCGCCTGTGCGGGTGCCGGAGCCCTCGGGTCAGGGGGCGACACCATCAACATCCTGATGGTGAACAACCCGCAGATGACCGAGTTGCAGAAGCTCACCGCCAAGCACTTCACCAAGAAGACCGGCATCAAGGTCAAGTTCACGGTGCTGCCCGAGAACGACGTCCGCGACAAGATGAGCCAGGACTTCGCCAACCAGGCGGGCCAGTACGACGCGGCCACGATCAGCAACTACGAGACGCCGATCTACGCCAAGAACGACTGGCTGCGCCCGATGGACGCCTACACCCGCAAGGACAAGAAGTTCGACCAGAAGGACATCCTGCCCTCGGTGCGCGAGTCGCTCACCGGCGAGGACGGCAAGATCTACGCGCAGCCCTTCTACGGTGAATCCTCCTTCCTGATGTACCGCAAGGACGTCTTCAAGAAGGAGGGCCTCAGCATGCCGAAGAAGCCCACCTGGCAGCAGGTGGCCAAGCTGGCGGCCAAGGCGGACGGCTCTCAGCACGGTATGAAGGGCATCTGCCTGCGCGGGCTGCCCGGCTGGGGCGAGCTGATCGCGCCGCTCACGACGGTCGTCAACACCTTCGGCGGCACCTGGTTCGACAAGGACTGGAAGGCGCGGCTGGACGACCCCGCGTTCAAGAAGGCGACCAAGTTCTACGTCGACCTGGTACGCAAGCACGGCGAGTCGGGCGCGGCACAGGCCGGGTACGCCGAGTGCCTCAACAACATGACGCAGGGCAAGACCGCCATGTGGTACGACGCGACGGCCGGCGCCGGCTCCCTCGAAGGTGCCAAGTCGCCCGTCCGGGGCAAGATCGGCTACGTCCCCGCGCCGGTGGAGAAGACGAAGAGCTCCGGCTGGCTCTACAGCTGGTCCTGGGGCATCCAGAAGGCCAGCCGCAACCCGGACAAGGCCTGGAAGTTCATCTCCTGGGCCTCCAGCAAGGAGTACGAGCGCCTGGCCGGCAAGGAGTTCGGCTGGCCCAACGTCCCGGCGGGCAAGCGGGCCTCCACGTATGAACTGCCCGAGTACAAGAAGGCGGCTGGCGCCTTCCACGAGGTCACCCGCAAGGCCATCACCGAGGCGAAGCCGCGTGACCCCGGCGTGCAGAAGCGGCCGACCATAGGCATCCAGTTCGTCGACATACCCGAGTTCTCCGACCTTGGCACCAAGGTCTCCCAGGAGATCAGCGCGGCCATCGCGGGCCGCCAGTCCGTCGACTCGGCCCTGCGCAAGTCCCAGGAACTGGCACAGGAAGTCTCCGACGACTACAAGGGGCGAGGCCAATGA
- a CDS encoding carbohydrate ABC transporter permease, with product MSTPTTTPAAGPTGAPKPRSAPDAGSPAPARKGPPGKLRAWVTRAPLLPALVFMIVVTQLPFVATLVISFFNWNALYPEARSFDGFANYVEVLGDADLRDSVLTTALLTATVVLASLVLGLALALLLDRSFRGRGLVRTMLIAPFLLVPVAAALLWKHVLYNPEYGLLNGMLTWIFGDDGPQPDWVAEMPLGAVEVSLVWQWTPFMMLILLAGLQSRPADSIEAAKIDGAGAWQIFRYLTLPHLRRYLELGALLGSIYIVQNFDAVFTITSGGLGTANLPYTIYQAFYQGHEYGLASAAGVLVVIGSLIIATFALRVVSSLFREESRV from the coding sequence ATGAGTACCCCGACGACCACTCCGGCCGCCGGCCCCACCGGAGCCCCGAAACCGCGCTCCGCACCCGACGCCGGAAGCCCGGCACCGGCGAGAAAGGGCCCGCCGGGCAAGCTGCGGGCCTGGGTGACGCGCGCACCGCTGCTGCCCGCCCTGGTGTTCATGATCGTGGTCACCCAGCTGCCGTTCGTGGCCACGCTGGTGATCTCCTTCTTCAACTGGAACGCGCTCTACCCCGAGGCCCGCAGCTTCGACGGCTTCGCCAACTACGTAGAGGTGCTGGGCGACGCCGACCTGCGTGACTCGGTACTGACGACCGCGCTGCTGACCGCCACCGTGGTGCTCGCCAGCCTCGTTCTCGGGCTGGCGCTGGCGCTGCTGCTGGACCGCAGCTTCCGGGGCCGCGGCCTGGTGCGGACCATGTTGATCGCCCCGTTCCTGCTGGTGCCGGTGGCGGCTGCGCTGCTGTGGAAGCACGTGCTGTACAACCCCGAGTACGGGCTTCTCAACGGCATGCTGACCTGGATCTTCGGGGACGACGGGCCACAGCCGGACTGGGTCGCGGAGATGCCGCTGGGCGCCGTGGAGGTCTCGCTGGTCTGGCAGTGGACGCCGTTCATGATGCTGATCCTGCTCGCGGGGCTGCAAAGCCGTCCGGCCGACTCCATCGAGGCCGCCAAGATCGACGGCGCCGGAGCATGGCAGATCTTCCGCTACCTCACGCTGCCGCACCTGCGCCGCTACCTGGAGCTGGGCGCGCTGCTCGGCTCGATCTACATCGTCCAGAACTTCGACGCCGTCTTCACCATCACCTCCGGCGGCCTGGGCACCGCCAACCTGCCGTACACGATCTACCAGGCGTTCTACCAGGGCCACGAATACGGCCTGGCCTCCGCCGCCGGTGTGCTGGTCGTGATCGGCTCCCTCATCATCGCCACCTTCGCCCTGCGGGTGGTCTCATCCCTCTTCCGTGAGGAGTCCCGCGTATGA
- a CDS encoding carbohydrate ABC transporter permease: MSATTGAPPAAGSVRTTRAARAESSQAPKSVRRKNAALGLLAWVLGIVFVLPMLWMVLTSLHSESDAATNPPSVGASLTLDSYREFFGGGGGASPWPALANSLTASVVSTVCVLVLALPAAYALSIRPVRKWTDVMFFFLSTKMLPIVAGLLPIYLFAKNTGLLDNVWLLVILYTSMNLPIAVWMMQSFLAEVPPALIEAAQIDGARLPTVLTRVVAPIAAPGIAATALICFIFSWNEMLFARVLTGVVAQTAPVFLTGFITSQGLFLAKVCAASLVISLPVLAAGFAAQDKLVQGLSLGAVK, translated from the coding sequence ATGAGCGCCACGACCGGAGCGCCCCCGGCGGCAGGGAGTGTACGCACCACCCGGGCGGCGCGGGCCGAGAGCTCGCAGGCCCCCAAGAGCGTGCGCCGCAAGAACGCGGCCCTGGGCCTGCTGGCCTGGGTGCTGGGCATCGTCTTCGTCCTGCCGATGCTCTGGATGGTGCTGACCTCGCTGCACAGTGAGTCGGACGCCGCCACCAACCCGCCCTCGGTGGGCGCCTCGCTGACCCTGGACAGCTACCGCGAGTTCTTCGGCGGGGGCGGCGGCGCCAGCCCCTGGCCGGCGCTCGCCAACTCGCTGACCGCCTCGGTCGTCTCCACAGTGTGTGTGCTGGTACTGGCCCTCCCGGCGGCATACGCGCTGTCGATCCGGCCGGTGCGCAAGTGGACCGACGTGATGTTCTTCTTCTTGTCGACGAAGATGCTGCCCATCGTCGCCGGGCTGCTTCCGATCTACCTGTTCGCCAAGAACACCGGCCTCCTCGACAACGTGTGGCTGCTGGTCATTCTCTACACCTCGATGAACCTGCCGATCGCCGTGTGGATGATGCAGTCCTTCCTCGCCGAGGTGCCTCCCGCGCTGATCGAGGCCGCGCAGATCGACGGCGCCCGGCTGCCCACCGTGCTCACCCGGGTCGTCGCGCCCATCGCAGCACCGGGAATCGCCGCCACCGCGCTGATCTGCTTCATCTTCAGCTGGAACGAGATGCTCTTCGCGCGCGTGCTGACCGGGGTCGTCGCCCAGACGGCACCTGTCTTCCTGACCGGTTTCATCACCAGCCAGGGCCTGTTCCTGGCCAAGGTGTGTGCCGCGTCGCTCGTGATCTCCCTGCCGGTGCTCGCCGCGGGGTTCGCCGCCCAGGACAAGCTGGTCCAGGGCCTGTCGCTAGGAGCTGTCAAATGA
- a CDS encoding zinc-dependent alcohol dehydrogenase family protein: MKAALVESVGKVSLTTVPDPTPGPRDVVVRVAACGLCGTDLHILQGEFAPSLPLVPGHEFAGEVVALGSEVTELAEGDQVAVDPSLYCYECRHCRNGHNNMCDRWAAIGVTRAGGAAEFAVAPVANCVKLPEHIRTQDAALIEPLSCAVRGYDVLKSQLGSHVLIYGSGTMGLMMLELAKRTGAAGVDILDLNPERLATAKQLGCGGAAASADELDRPQGWDLVVDATGNAAAIQDGLGRVAKAGTFLQFGVSDYATTATIEPYRIYNQEITITGSMAVLHSYERAAELFAAGVLDPEVFISDRMPLDAYPEALGRFADGKGRKIVVVP, from the coding sequence ATGAAGGCCGCACTCGTCGAGTCCGTGGGCAAGGTCTCTCTCACGACCGTTCCCGACCCCACCCCCGGACCCCGCGACGTGGTGGTGCGGGTGGCGGCGTGCGGGCTGTGCGGTACGGACCTGCACATCCTCCAGGGGGAGTTCGCGCCCTCGCTGCCCTTGGTGCCCGGCCATGAGTTCGCCGGAGAGGTGGTGGCGCTCGGCAGCGAGGTCACCGAACTCGCCGAGGGCGACCAGGTCGCCGTGGACCCCTCGCTGTACTGCTACGAGTGCCGCCACTGCCGCAACGGTCACAACAACATGTGCGACCGCTGGGCGGCCATCGGCGTCACGCGGGCGGGCGGCGCCGCCGAGTTCGCGGTCGCGCCCGTCGCCAACTGCGTGAAGCTGCCCGAGCACATCAGGACGCAGGACGCCGCGCTGATCGAGCCGCTGTCCTGCGCGGTGCGCGGCTACGACGTGCTCAAGAGCCAGCTCGGCTCCCACGTGCTGATCTACGGCTCGGGGACGATGGGCCTGATGATGCTGGAGCTGGCCAAGCGCACGGGCGCCGCCGGCGTGGACATCCTCGACCTCAACCCCGAGCGGCTGGCCACCGCCAAGCAGCTGGGGTGCGGCGGCGCCGCCGCGAGCGCCGACGAGCTGGACCGGCCCCAGGGCTGGGACCTGGTGGTGGACGCGACCGGCAACGCGGCGGCCATCCAGGACGGGCTGGGCCGCGTCGCCAAGGCGGGCACCTTCCTCCAGTTCGGCGTCTCGGACTACGCGACGACCGCGACCATCGAGCCGTACCGCATCTACAACCAGGAGATCACCATCACCGGCTCGATGGCCGTGCTGCACAGCTACGAGCGCGCCGCCGAGCTGTTCGCGGCCGGGGTGCTGGACCCGGAGGTGTTCATCTCCGACCGCATGCCGCTGGACGCCTACCCCGAGGCGCTGGGCCGCTTCGCCGACGGCAAGGGCCGCAAGATCGTGGTGGTGCCCTGA
- a CDS encoding alpha/beta hydrolase, which yields MSEMLSFTCEHDGELLSGIESGTGPVAVLLLHGAGNGNKEPLVPLVREFAAAGTRSLAFDFSGHGQSTGELRELSLRRRLEQAVAVVEQRVPHEVPLVLAGFSMSGQTLADLAGHFGPRVRALGLCAPGVYAAEAWEVPFGDGDGAFSEIIRRPDSWRAAPALEVLRGYEGHAVLAVPGHDTVIPPEVTEGIAGALAARARLHRLDFPEAGHRLGAWFTDHAQDRQRFVRAVLAGVDGVAGVAGVAGEQG from the coding sequence ATGAGCGAGATGTTGTCCTTCACCTGTGAGCACGACGGCGAGCTGCTGAGCGGCATCGAGAGCGGCACGGGCCCCGTCGCCGTCCTTCTGCTGCACGGCGCGGGGAACGGGAACAAGGAGCCACTGGTTCCGCTGGTGCGGGAGTTCGCTGCGGCCGGCACCCGCTCTCTCGCCTTCGACTTCTCCGGGCACGGACAGAGCACGGGCGAGCTGCGGGAGTTGAGCTTGCGGCGGCGCCTGGAGCAGGCCGTCGCCGTGGTCGAGCAGCGGGTGCCGCACGAAGTCCCGCTGGTGCTGGCGGGGTTCAGCATGAGCGGGCAGACGCTCGCGGACCTGGCGGGGCACTTCGGGCCGCGGGTGCGCGCGCTCGGGCTGTGCGCACCCGGCGTGTACGCCGCCGAGGCGTGGGAGGTGCCGTTCGGGGACGGCGACGGCGCGTTCAGCGAGATCATCCGCCGCCCGGACAGCTGGCGCGCGGCCCCGGCGCTGGAGGTGCTGCGCGGCTACGAGGGGCACGCGGTGCTGGCCGTTCCCGGCCACGACACGGTGATCCCGCCCGAGGTGACCGAGGGTATCGCGGGCGCGCTCGCGGCCCGCGCCCGTCTGCACCGGCTCGACTTCCCCGAGGCGGGGCACCGGTTGGGCGCGTGGTTCACCGACCACGCGCAGGACCGGCAGCGCTTCGTGCGGGCCGTCCTGGCGGGCGTTGACGGCGTGGCGGGCGTGGCGGGCGTGGCGGGCGAACAGGGCTAG